DNA sequence from the Myxococcus guangdongensis genome:
GGTCACGAAGAGCAGGTCCGCGTCGTTGAACGCGGTGGTGAAGTCCTTGAACAGGTCATGCGTGCGCGTGTAGCGGTGGGGCTGGAAGGCCACCACCAGCCGCCGACCGAAGGCGCGCCGGGCGCCCGCGAGCGTGGCCAGCACCTCCGTGGGGTGGTGCCCGTAGTCGTCCACCACGGTGATGCCCTTCGCCTCGCCCTTCACCGTGAAGCGCCGCTGCACGCCGCCGAACTCGGCCAGGGCCGTGCGCACCGTCTCCAGCGGGATGTCCATCTCCTCCGCCACGGCGATGACCGCCAGCGCGTTGAAGGCGTTGTGCGCGCCCACCATGCGCACCCGGAACTCGCCCAGCGCCTCGTCCCGGCGGAACGCCTGGAACGTGGTGGTGAAGCCATCCAGCGTGATGCTCTCCAGGCGGTAGTCCGCCATGTGCGAGCTGCCGTAGGTGACGAAGCGCTTCTCGATGCGCGGCAAGAGCGCCTGGACGTTGGGGTTGTCCAGGCACAGCACGTTGAGCCCGTAGAACGGCACCCGGTTGCAGAACTCGACGAAGGCCGTCTGGAGCACCTCCAGCGAGCCGTAGTGGTCCATGTGCTCCGGGTCGATGTTGGTGACGATGGAGATGGACGGGTGCAGCTTGAGGAAGCTGCCGTCGGACTCGTCCGCCTCCACCACCATCAGCTCGCTCTTGCCCAGCTTGGCGTTGGAGTCGAGCACGTTCACCTTGCCGCCCACCACCGCCGTCGGGTCCAGGCCCGCGGCGCTCAGCACCGTGGCCACCATGGACGTCGTCGTCGTCTTGCCGTGGCTGCCGGCGACCGCCACCGCGTACTTCAGCCGCATCAACTCCGCGAGCATCTCCGCGCGGGGGATGACGGGAATCTTCCGCTGACGCGCGGTGACCACCTCGGGGTTGTCCTTGCGCACCGCCGAGGAGATGACCACCACGTCCGCCTGGACCAGGTTCGCCGCCTTGTGGCCCTCGAAGATGGAGGCGCCCATGCGCGTCAGGCGCCGGGTGATGTCGCTCTCCTTCAAGTCACTGCCGGACACCCGGTAGCCCAGGTTGAGCAGCACCTCGGCGATGCCGCTCATGCCGATGCCGCCGATGCCCACGAAGTGCACCTGCGCGGCGTGCCGCGTCTTGAAGAGACTGGGGGGCTTGTTCTTCGTCACGACTCGCTCCTGGGCGCCTTCTTCGCTTCGGGTGTGGCGCGCTCGCGGCCACTGGGGCCCCAGGTCTGCACCATCAAATCCACGCACACGTCGGCCAGCTCCTTGGCCGCCTCCGGACGGCCGAGCAGCGCCGCCTTCTTCTCCATCCCCTTGAGCCGCTCGGGGTGCTCCTTGAGCGTGCGCAGGGTCTCCGCCAGCTTCGCGCCCGTCAGCTCCGACTCCTGGAACATCAGCGCCGCGCCCGCGTCCACCAGCGCCCGCGCGTTCACCGTCTGGTGGTCATCCGTCGCGTGCGGGAAGGGCACCAGGATGCTGGCCTTCTTGCACACCGTCAGCTCCGCCAGCGTGGTGGCGCCCGCGCGGCAGACGACCAGGTCCGCCTTCGCGTACGCGCTCGACATGTCGTCGATGAACTCCACCACGTCCGCGTCGAAGCCCCGGTCCTGGTAGCCCTTGCGCACCGTCTCCAGGTCGTTCTTGCCCGTCTGGTGCACGAAGCGCAGCTCGCCCTTCAAGTCCCCCAGCGAGTCGAGTGCTTCCAACATCCGCTGGTTCAAGCCCCGCGCGCCCAGGCTGCCGCCGAAGACGAGCACCGAGAAGTGCTCGTGCGCCACGTGGCTGCGCAGGTAGTTGTCCATCAGCTTGCGGCGGATGGGGTTGCCGATGAGCTGCACCTTCTTCTCGGGGAAGAACTGGCGCGCCTCGTCGAAGGCGATGAAGACCACCCGCACCACCTTGCCCAGCACCTTGTTGGTGAGGCCCGGCAGCGCGTTCTGCTCCTGAATCGCGGTGGGGATGCCCATCAGCCACGCGGCCAGCACCACCGGCCCGCTCGCATAGCCGCCCACGCCCACCACCACGTCCGGCTTCTGCCGGGAGAGGATGCGGAAGGACTCGATGAAGGCCAGGGGCAGCGCGACGAGCGCCTTGAGCAGGGAGAAGAAGCCCTTGCCCTTGAGGCCCTGCACCTTCACCAGCTCCAGCGGATAGCCCTCGCGCGGCACCACCCGCGCCTCCAGGCCCCGCTCGGTGCCCACGAAGACGACCTCGTTGGCGTGGTGACGCGTCACCACCTCCTCCGCCAGGGCGATGCCTGGGAAGAGATGCCCCCCCGTGCCGCCTCCCGCGATGAGCACCTTCACGCCGCCACCTCCCTCAGCTCCGAACCTGTCCGAGCACCCCTCGGCGCCCCCTGCGCGCTGGCGCTCAGCGACAGCAACACGCCCGCGGCGCCCATCAGCACCACCAGCGACGAGCCACCGTACGAGACGAACGGCAGCGTCAGGCCCTTCGTCGGCAGCAGCCCCATGGCCACGCACATGTTCACCGTGGCCTGGAACGCGATGATGGAGGAGATGCCCAGGCCCAGGTACGTGCCGAACGACTCGCCCGCCGCCAGGCTCGCGCGCACGCCGCGCCAGAGGACCAGGGCGTAGAGCACCACCAGCACGCCCACGCCGATGAGGCCCGTCTCCTCGCCGAGGATGGCGAAGATGAAGTCGGTGTGCGCCTCTGGCAGGAAGAAGAGCTTCTGCCGGCCGTCGCCCAGGCCCAGGCCGGACACGCCGCCGGACCCGATGGACATCAGCGACTCGGCCACCTGGTAGCCCACGTCATGCCGGTGGGCCCACGGGTCCAGGAAGGCCAGGATGCGCTTCATGCGGTACGGACTGGACGCAATCGCCACGTACGCCAAGGGCAGCGCGAGCAGGATGGAGCCGACCAGGTAGCTCAGCTTGGCGCCGGCGGCGAACAGCAGCACGAACAGCATGAAGACCAGGAGCACGCTGCTGCCGAAGTCGGGCTGCAGCATGCAAAGCATCACCAGGATGCCGCACAACGCCAGGTGCGGGAGGAAGCCCACGGAGAACGTCGCCACCTTCTCGCGCTTCTTCGCCAGCGAGTAGGACAGATAGACGACCCACGCGAACTTGGCGACCTCCGCGGGCTGCAGGCTGAAGCCCGGCAGGCGGATCCACCGGCGCGCGCCGCCCGCCGTCGAGCCGATGCCGGGGATGGCCACCAGCACCAGCAGGACGATGGCCGCCAGCAGCAGCGGATACGCCCAGCGCGCCAGCTTGCGCCACCCCACCTTCATCGCCACGGCCATGGCGACCAGGCCCATGCCCGCCGCCGTCACCTGCCGCTTGAAGAAGTAGAGGCTGTCGCCGAGCTTGTCCTGCGCCAGCACCGCGCTCGCCGAGTACACCATCACCAGCCCCATCGTCACCAGGGCCAGCACCGCGCACAGGAGGATGGGGTCGAACCGCACGGGAGCGTTCGACGGGGGAGAGGTCTTCATGCCGTCACAGCGCTCCGACCAGGCGCTTGAAGCTGTCGCCCCGGTCCTCGAAGTTCTTGAACTGATCGTACGACGCACACGCGGGCGACAGCAGCACCGTGTCACCCGCCTTCGCCAGCTCACGCGCCTTCGCTACCGCCGCCGCCAGCGTGCCGCACGCATGCACCGCCGCCTGCCCCTCGTAGGCCCGGGCGAGTGCTTCCGAATCCGCGCCGATGGTGAGCACGCCCTTCACCTTGCCCCGCCCCGCCTCCACCATGGGCGCGTACGGCGCGCCCTTGCCCTTGCCGCCGGCAATCAGCCACACCCCGTCCTGGAACGCGCGCAGCGCCACCAGCACCGAGTCCACGTTGGTGGCCTTCGAGTCGTTCACCCACTCCACCCCGTCCAGCACCCGCACGCTCTCCAGCCGGTGGGGCAGGCCCGGGTAGCTGTCCAACCCCGCCTGCACCGCGTCCGCCGGCACGCCGCCCAGCCGCGCCAGCAGCGCCGCCGCCATCGCGTTCTGCGCGTTGTGCGCGCCGCGCAGCGCGCGGTTGTCCAACCGGTACGACTCGCCCAGGAACTCCAGCCGGAAGCCGCCGTCGACCGCGACCGCGAGCCCCGAGAGCTTCGGCGCGTCCACCACCGGGCGGCCCGTGACGCTGAAGCCGTACACCGGCGTGCGCGCCTGGGTCGCCAGGCCCATGACGGCCGCGTCGTCCGCGTTCACCACCGCGAAGTCACCGTCGTGCTGGTGCTGGAAGATGCGGGCCTTGGCCTCGCCGTATTCCTGGTGGCTCGCGTACCGGTCGATGTGGTCCGGCGTGAGGTTGAGGATGGCGGCGCCGCGCGGGCGCAGGGACTGGATGCCCTCGAGCTGGAAGCTGGACAGCTCCACCACCAGCGCGTCCCAGTCCGCGGGCGTCAGCGCCGCCTCGCTGAAGGGCCGGCCCAGGTTGCCGCCCACGAAGGTGCGACGGCGGCCCTTGGCGAACAGCTCCCCGGTGAGCGCCGTGGTGGTGCTCTTGCCGTTGGTGCCGGTGATGCCGAACAGCGGCACGGAGGTGAGCGCGCGCCACGCCAGCTCCACCTCGCCCCAGATGGGCACCCGGGCCGCGGCGGCCGCGCGCAGCTCCGGCAGCGCCAGCGGCACGCCCGGGCTCACCACCACCAGCGCCTGGGACTCCAACAGGCCCGGCGGCGCGGGCACGGTGACGAGCGCGGCCCCCAGCGCTTTCACCTCGCGGGCCACGTCGCCCAGTGCCTCCTCGCCGCGGGCGTCGAGCGCCGTCACGCTCGCGCCCTGCTGACACAACAGGCGCAGCGCCGCGACGCCGCTCTTCGCCAGCCCGTACACCAACACCTTCTGCCCGGACAGCGAGAGCGTCATGGGAGCCACCACCCCTTGGGGGAATCAGCGCAGCTTCAGCGACAGGAGCGCCACGCCACCACAGAGGATGGAGACGATCCAGAAACGGACGATGATCTTCGGCTCGGCCAGGCCCTTGAGCTCGAAGTGGTGGTGCACCGGCGCCATCTTGAACACCCGCTTGCCGGTCATCTTGAAGGAGGCCACCTGAATCATCACGCTCAGCGCCTCCGCGAAAAAGATGCCGTGGATGATGGCGGAGACCACCTCGTTCTTGGACAGCACGGCGAGCCCGCCCAGGGCCCCGCCCAGCGCCAGCGAGCCGATGTCGCCCATGAACACGGAGGCCGGGTAGGTGTTGAACCACAGGAAGGAGATGCCCGCGCCGACGATGGCCGCGCAGAACACCGCCAGCTCCGCGCCGCCCTTCACCTGGAGGATGCCCAGGTACTGGTACAGCGGCGTGGCCACCAGCTTCGTGGTGCCCCCCACCGACACCGAGTCCGCGATGCTCAGCGTGGTGCCCGCCACGTAGCAGAGCACCGCGAAGGTAATCGCGGAGACGATGGTCGGGACGATGGCCAGGCCGTCCAGGCCGTCCGTGAGGTTCACCGCGTTGGACGTGCCCACCACCACCACCCACGCGAACACGACGTAGAACCAGCCCAGGTCCAGGTTGAACCAGTGCGAGGGGATGAAGGGCAGCGTCAGCCGCGTGTTGATGAGCAGCGTGGGGCCGAACGAGCCGTCGGGTTGCGTCCACGTGGTGAGCAGGCCGAACACCGCCACCAGGTAGAAGAAGGTCTGCAGCACCATCTTCTTGCGGCCCGCCAGGCCCTTGGAGTTGCGCTTGGACAGCTTGAGCCAGTCGTCCAGGAAGCCGATGAAGCCGTAGCCGAAGGTGAGCAGCAGCACCACCCAGACGACGCGGCTCTTCAGGTCCGCGAACAACAGGGTGCCCGCCGCGATGCAGATGAGGATGAGCGCGCCACCCATGGTGGGCGTGCCCTTCTTCTTCTGATGCGTGTCCGGCGTGTCCTCGCGCACGTTGCTCTGCCCGTGCTGCTTGAGCCGCAGCCTCGCGATGAGGCGCGGACCAATCAGCATGCCCAGCACGAGCGCGAAGACCCCGGCGGCGATGATGCGGAAGGTCGGGTAGCGCAAGAAGTTGAGGATGCGCCCCGCCTCCGTGTTCTGGATGAGCTCGTAGAGCAGGTACAGCACTAGTGGTTTCCTCCGGAGGACGTCGGGGTGCCCGTCAACGCGGCCACCACCCGCTCCAGCCGCATGCCGCGGCTCGCCTTCACCAGCACCACGTCCTGGGGGCGCAGCCGCGGCGTCAACCACGCCACCAGCGGCTCCACCTCCGTGAAATGCGCCGCGGCCTCTGCCAGCCCCGCGCGCTTGAAGCCTTCCGCCGAGCGCGGGCCGAAGAACGCCACCAGCGCCGCCTTGCCCGACACCTGCTCGCCCAGTCGCGCGTGCTCCTCGAGCTCGCCCGGGCCCAGCTCCAACATGTCGCCCAGCACCGCCACCGCCCGGCCGCCCGAGGGCACCAGCGTGCCGAGCGTCTCCAGCGCCGCGTCCATCGACGCGGGGTTGGCGTTGTAGCAATCGTCGATGACCGTCACGCCGCCCTGCCCGTCCAACACGTTGAGCCGCCGCGAGTACGGCCGCGCGTCCTCCAGCCCGCGCACGCACTCCTCCGGCGTGTAGCCCAGCGCCAGCGCCACCGCGAAGGCCGCCGTGGCGTTCTGCGCGTTGTGCGGGCCGATGAAGGACAGGCGCACCGGCCACTCGCGGCCCAGGTGACGCACCGTGGCCACCATGCCGTCGCGGCCCTTCGTCTCCACCGACACCAGCCGCACGTCCGCGCCGTCCGTCCGGCCGAACGTCAGCCGGTTCGCCGTGCTGCGCTCGGCCTGCGCGGGGATGAGCGCGTCGTCCGCGTTGATGACGATGGTGGTGCCCGGCCCCATCTCCTGGAACATCTCCCCTTCCGCGTCCGCCACGCCCTGCAGGCTGCCCAAGCCCTCCAGGTGCTCGGGCTGGACCACGGTGATGACGCCCGCGTCGGGGCGCACCACGCGGGTGAGCCGCTCGATTTCCCCCGGGCGGTTCATCCCCACCTCGATGACCGCCGCCACGTGCTGGGGCTCCAGCCGGAACAGCGTCAGGGGGACACCAATCTCGTTGTTGAAGTTGCCCTCCGTCTTCAGGGCGGGCCCGCGGGTGGCCAGGATGGCGCCCACCATCTCCTTGGTGGTCGTCTTCCCGTTGGAGCCGCCCACCGCGCAGACGGGGATGCGGAAGCGCTGACGGTGGTGGCGGCCCAGGGCCCCCAACGCCATCAGCGTGTCCTCCACCTCGTACAGCACGAAGCCCTC
Encoded proteins:
- the murC gene encoding UDP-N-acetylmuramate--L-alanine ligase, which gives rise to MTKNKPPSLFKTRHAAQVHFVGIGGIGMSGIAEVLLNLGYRVSGSDLKESDITRRLTRMGASIFEGHKAANLVQADVVVISSAVRKDNPEVVTARQRKIPVIPRAEMLAELMRLKYAVAVAGSHGKTTTTSMVATVLSAAGLDPTAVVGGKVNVLDSNAKLGKSELMVVEADESDGSFLKLHPSISIVTNIDPEHMDHYGSLEVLQTAFVEFCNRVPFYGLNVLCLDNPNVQALLPRIEKRFVTYGSSHMADYRLESITLDGFTTTFQAFRRDEALGEFRVRMVGAHNAFNALAVIAVAEEMDIPLETVRTALAEFGGVQRRFTVKGEAKGITVVDDYGHHPTEVLATLAGARRAFGRRLVVAFQPHRYTRTHDLFKDFTTAFNDADLLFVTNVYAAGEEPIPGATGDALADAIRAHGHRDVTFVPKRTDLPAELLPRLREGDLVLTLGAGDITHVGPDLLGLLGHAAPTKG
- the murG gene encoding undecaprenyldiphospho-muramoylpentapeptide beta-N-acetylglucosaminyltransferase → MKVLIAGGGTGGHLFPGIALAEEVVTRHHANEVVFVGTERGLEARVVPREGYPLELVKVQGLKGKGFFSLLKALVALPLAFIESFRILSRQKPDVVVGVGGYASGPVVLAAWLMGIPTAIQEQNALPGLTNKVLGKVVRVVFIAFDEARQFFPEKKVQLIGNPIRRKLMDNYLRSHVAHEHFSVLVFGGSLGARGLNQRMLEALDSLGDLKGELRFVHQTGKNDLETVRKGYQDRGFDADVVEFIDDMSSAYAKADLVVCRAGATTLAELTVCKKASILVPFPHATDDHQTVNARALVDAGAALMFQESELTGAKLAETLRTLKEHPERLKGMEKKAALLGRPEAAKELADVCVDLMVQTWGPSGRERATPEAKKAPRSES
- the ftsW gene encoding putative lipid II flippase FtsW, whose protein sequence is MKTSPPSNAPVRFDPILLCAVLALVTMGLVMVYSASAVLAQDKLGDSLYFFKRQVTAAGMGLVAMAVAMKVGWRKLARWAYPLLLAAIVLLVLVAIPGIGSTAGGARRWIRLPGFSLQPAEVAKFAWVVYLSYSLAKKREKVATFSVGFLPHLALCGILVMLCMLQPDFGSSVLLVFMLFVLLFAAGAKLSYLVGSILLALPLAYVAIASSPYRMKRILAFLDPWAHRHDVGYQVAESLMSIGSGGVSGLGLGDGRQKLFFLPEAHTDFIFAILGEETGLIGVGVLVVLYALVLWRGVRASLAAGESFGTYLGLGISSIIAFQATVNMCVAMGLLPTKGLTLPFVSYGGSSLVVLMGAAGVLLSLSASAQGAPRGARTGSELREVAA
- the murD gene encoding UDP-N-acetylmuramoyl-L-alanine--D-glutamate ligase — protein: MTLSLSGQKVLVYGLAKSGVAALRLLCQQGASVTALDARGEEALGDVAREVKALGAALVTVPAPPGLLESQALVVVSPGVPLALPELRAAAAARVPIWGEVELAWRALTSVPLFGITGTNGKSTTTALTGELFAKGRRRTFVGGNLGRPFSEAALTPADWDALVVELSSFQLEGIQSLRPRGAAILNLTPDHIDRYASHQEYGEAKARIFQHQHDGDFAVVNADDAAVMGLATQARTPVYGFSVTGRPVVDAPKLSGLAVAVDGGFRLEFLGESYRLDNRALRGAHNAQNAMAAALLARLGGVPADAVQAGLDSYPGLPHRLESVRVLDGVEWVNDSKATNVDSVLVALRAFQDGVWLIAGGKGKGAPYAPMVEAGRGKVKGVLTIGADSEALARAYEGQAAVHACGTLAAAVAKARELAKAGDTVLLSPACASYDQFKNFEDRGDSFKRLVGAL
- the mraY gene encoding phospho-N-acetylmuramoyl-pentapeptide-transferase, with the protein product MLYLLYELIQNTEAGRILNFLRYPTFRIIAAGVFALVLGMLIGPRLIARLRLKQHGQSNVREDTPDTHQKKKGTPTMGGALILICIAAGTLLFADLKSRVVWVVLLLTFGYGFIGFLDDWLKLSKRNSKGLAGRKKMVLQTFFYLVAVFGLLTTWTQPDGSFGPTLLINTRLTLPFIPSHWFNLDLGWFYVVFAWVVVVGTSNAVNLTDGLDGLAIVPTIVSAITFAVLCYVAGTTLSIADSVSVGGTTKLVATPLYQYLGILQVKGGAELAVFCAAIVGAGISFLWFNTYPASVFMGDIGSLALGGALGGLAVLSKNEVVSAIIHGIFFAEALSVMIQVASFKMTGKRVFKMAPVHHHFELKGLAEPKIIVRFWIVSILCGGVALLSLKLR
- a CDS encoding UDP-N-acetylmuramoyl-tripeptide--D-alanyl-D-alanine ligase; the protein is MAARFSDEEVVQATGATRRLGPGPAAFEAVCTDTRALTPGCLFVALVGERFDAHAFVDAAARGGAAGAVVGRGRALPALPEGFVLYEVEDTLMALGALGRHHRQRFRIPVCAVGGSNGKTTTKEMVGAILATRGPALKTEGNFNNEIGVPLTLFRLEPQHVAAVIEVGMNRPGEIERLTRVVRPDAGVITVVQPEHLEGLGSLQGVADAEGEMFQEMGPGTTIVINADDALIPAQAERSTANRLTFGRTDGADVRLVSVETKGRDGMVATVRHLGREWPVRLSFIGPHNAQNATAAFAVALALGYTPEECVRGLEDARPYSRRLNVLDGQGGVTVIDDCYNANPASMDAALETLGTLVPSGGRAVAVLGDMLELGPGELEEHARLGEQVSGKAALVAFFGPRSAEGFKRAGLAEAAAHFTEVEPLVAWLTPRLRPQDVVLVKASRGMRLERVVAALTGTPTSSGGNH